The following coding sequences are from one Pocillopora verrucosa isolate sample1 chromosome 5, ASM3666991v2, whole genome shotgun sequence window:
- the LOC131768885 gene encoding cilia- and flagella-associated protein 299, with protein sequence MDEEAVGATDNIVTEFATYEDFLDSQITPLDLYYLEDEELARQLVELGYRGSGEVLKREEFEARKQAAEASRLSKRSQQKTLASSGKDLKDAFLRALAQREEANRSGKMTSIIFIRDKNARGQEISGYIDYAHRLKTEDFEPYFNGRKRLLPRPSDLSFYNWETQTATSNPTPNYQVIAENSSGLLFKNKRDRKILNVDPKALTPGDNSARIPIETAKYIQVVIYDHITRRKT encoded by the exons ATGGACGAAGAGGCAGTAGGAGCGACCGATAACATTGTCACCGAATTTGCCACATATGAAGACTTTCTCGACAGTCAAATAACCCCATTAGATCTCTACTACCTTGAG GATGAGGAATTGGCACGACAGCTGGTAGAGTTAGGCTACAGAGGAAGCGGAGAG GTTCTGAAAAGGGAAGAATTTGAGGCCAGAAAACAAGCTGCTGAGGCAAGCAGACTGTCAAAAAGAAGTCAGCAAAA AACTTTGGCCAGCTCTGGCAAAGATCTTAAAGATGCATTCTTGAGGGCATTAGCCCAGCGGGAAGAAGCAAACAGGAGTGGGAAAATGACA TCCATTATCTTTATCAGAGACAAGAACGCGAGAGGGCAG GAAATATCAGGCTATATTGACTATGCGCATCGCCTAAAA ACAGAGGACTTTGAACCTTACTTTAATGGAAGGAAAAGACTACTTCCCAGACCATCAGATTTGAGTTTTTACAACTGGGAAACACAAACTGCAACTTCAAATCCCACTCCAAACTATCAG GTCATTGCTGAAAACTCCTCAGGTTTGCTTTTCAAGAACAAGagagacagaaaaatattgaatgTGGATCCAAag gCACTAACACCTGGTGACAACTCAGCAAGGATTCCCATTGAAACTGCAAAATATATTCAAGTGGTAATCTACGATCACATTACTCGGAGAAAGACGTAA
- the LOC131768887 gene encoding uncharacterized protein has product MWKIGFFVTLLLIAVVSAKPNLGHVRDSSDTTRRGYKYGVENPESLMWERGLIPQYEDDPDVYRDTAWFLDKIIMDEAEVVHEPVPPEVKYRFGSGKKQECVEGVKIIPPQCQWKGMVIMKEKEEEPAKPAEVEEITLTVSAKYCNQVGMKKPKPKVVDCEE; this is encoded by the exons ATGTGGAAAATCGGGTTTTTTGTCACCCTGCTTCTGATCGCGGTTGTATCTGCTAAACCTAACCTGGGTCACGTTCGAGATTCATCAG ACACCACAAGGCGAGGTTATAAATATGGCGTGGAAAATCCAGAGTCCCTGATGTGGGAAAGAGGATTGATTCCACAGTATGAAG ACGATCCAGATGTGTATAGAGACACCGCTTGGTTTTTGGACAAAATCATAATGGATGAAG CTGAAGTAGTTCACGAGCCTGTTCCACCAGAGGTGAAGTACCGCTTTGGATCAGGAAAAAAGCAAGAG TGCGTCGAGGGAGTAAAGATCATACCACCACAGTGCCAGTGGAAGGGCATGGTGATAATGAAAGAGAAGGAGGAGGAGCCAGCTAAACCTGCTGAAGTTGAAGAGATTACTCTTACAGTTTCGGCAAAATACTGTAATCAAGTTGGGATGAAAAAGCCGAAGCCCAAAGTGGTTGACTGTGAAGAATGA
- the LOC131768886 gene encoding NFU1 iron-sulfur cluster scaffold homolog, mitochondrial, producing MTTVLRDGLAVSRNAAKLWFRRSIQNIRPTQRFYSGAIPALTFPRSNWSSRIPLVGGGVRTMFIQVQETPNPNSLKFVPGVQVLEHGTVNFASAQSAYPSPLARNLFRIDGVTGVMLGPDFITVTKKDDDVNWPVLKPDIFASIMDFFASNVPILTENQPASDTAIDEDDDETVAMIKELLDTRIRPTVQEDGGDIIFKGFQDGIVKLKLQGACSSCPSSMVTLKNGIENMMQFYVPEVVAVEQVEDEVDEINKTEFSKLEARLEETSTPVEGNPNTTTEKD from the exons ATGACGACGGTCCTACGAGATGGCTTGGCTGTTTCAAGGAATGCTGCTAAGCTGTGGTTTAGAAGAAGTATTCAAAATATCAGACCAACACAGAGATTTTACAGTGGAGCTATTCCAGCGTTGACGTTTCCTCGAAGTAACTGGTCTTCTAGGATTCCGTTAGTTGGAG GTGGTGTGAGAACAATGTTCATTCAGGTACAAGAAACACCAAATCCTAACAGTTTGAAGTTTGTTCCTGGGGTGCAGGTCTTAGAGCATGGTACAGTTAACTTTGCCAGTGCACAGTCTGCATATCCTTCACCTTTAGCAAG aaatttATTTAGGATAGATGGTGTCACTGGAGTCATGTTAGGACCAGATTTTATCACCGTTACAAAG AAAGATGATGATGTTAACTGGCCTGTCTTAAAACCTGATATATTTGCCTCCATAATGGACTTCTTTGCAAGCAATGTTCCCATTCTTACTGAAAACCAGCCAGCAAGTGATACAG ctattgatgaagatgatgatgaaacTGTTGCTATGATCAAAGAGTTGTTAGACACAAGAATAAG ACCAACTGTTCAAGAAGATGGAGGGGACATCATTTTCAAG GGATTCCAGGATGGCATTGTAAAGCTTAAACTACAG GGAGCATGCTCCAGCTGTCCAAGTTCAATGGTTACTTTGAAGAATGGCATCGAAAATATGATGCAGTTTTATGTCCCAGAGGTGGTTGCAGTAGAACAG GTCGAGGATGAAGtggatgaaataaataaaacggAATTTAGTAAACTTGAAGCGAGACTTGAAGAAACAAGTACACCAGTGGAGGGGAACCCGAACACTACAACGGAAAAAGACTGA